A portion of the Gigantopelta aegis isolate Gae_Host chromosome 10, Gae_host_genome, whole genome shotgun sequence genome contains these proteins:
- the LOC121383931 gene encoding histamine H1 receptor-like, with protein sequence MNNTDDMLYILRKHNQQFANLMLPAMGLLGTLMGIGLIGNLLVLYIYQAKLKHNTTRSFVLTLAMVDLISCTVAMPGEIVDMLQNYTFGTSPACKMMRTINSFSAFASGIILFVVAVDRYKKICSPLGHQISTRSANVIILICFVISLLLSLPGVFLYGEKTVLIGDGSVNGSDCSTQDRYHGTSWPIMYNSLQFCVFVIGAVGLSILYFFIGKRIWRHRRFQTKGIRPSAKSSSSGTDSSHNSTEAAGSPTYVYTNNRGAPQFFNDPQDDCSTVTEKHIFLSRNHSRICTCQTTPEEESNSLKWPITDKDIPKLNGYDEKSNSKMKPQCRESSINRFRRISMFGFGREASQNERSACPRCAAHRDQGTIGKRNPSGLSQNSKLSFDRQHSTESGVSRRESNARKTTLMLFVITVVYILSFLPHLVLMATKALDKNSLSGEGGATELVHNIIIRSYFINSVANPIVYGLCCQRFRTELVKLLTCKSCR encoded by the coding sequence ATGAACAACACGGACGACATGTTGTACATACTGCGCAAGCACAACCAGCAGTTCGCCAACCTGATGCTGCCTGCGATGGGCCTGCTGGGGACGCTGATGGGCATAGGGCTGATCGGAAACCTGCTGGTCCTCTACATCTACCAGGCCAAGCTGAAGCACAACACCACCCGCAGCTTCGTGCTGACCCTGGCCATGGTTGACCTCATCAGCTGCACCGTGGCCATGCCCGGAGAGATCGTCGACATGCTGCAGAACTACACGTTCGGGACGTCGCCCGCCTGCAAGATGATGAGGACCATCAACTCGTTCTCGGCGTTTGCGTCCGGGATCATCCTCTTCGTGGTGGCCGTCGACCGATACAAGAAGATCTGCAGTCCCCTTGGTCACCAGATCTCCACCAGAAGTGCCAACGTCATCATTCTCATCTGCTTCGTCATATCGCTGCTTCTTTCGCTACCTGGCGTTTTTCTATATGGGGAGAAAACCGTGTTAATCGGAGATGGATCCGTTAATGGATCCGATTGTTCCACACAAGACAGATATCATGGGACGAGTTGGCCGATTATGTACAACTCTCTGCAGTTTTGCGTGTTTGTGATAGGCGCAGTGGGTCTGAGTATTTTGTACTTTTTCATTGGTAAACGGATATGGCGTCACAGGAGGTTTCAGACTAAAGGGATAAGACCGTCGGCTAAAAGCAGTTCTTCCGGTACGGACAGCAGCCACAACTCTACGGAGGCGGCCGGCTCTCCGACCTACGTCTACACCAACAACAGAGGAGCACCCCAGTTCTTTAACGACCCCCAGGACGATTGTTCAACGGTGACAGAAAAACACATCTTCTTAAGCCGGAATCACTCCAGGATCTGTACCTGTCAGACAACTCCAGAGGAAGAATCCAACTCTTTGAAGTGGCCCATAACCGACAAAGACATTCCAAAGTTGAATGGTTACGACGAAAAATCAAACAGTAAAATGAAACCCCAATGCCGAGAGAGCTCAATCAACCGATTTAGAAGAATCAGTATGTTTGGTTTTGGAAGGGAGGCCAGTCAAAATGAACGCAGTGCGTGTCCACGATGTGCAGCACACCGAGACCAAGGCACCATCGGAAAACGAAACCCAAGCGGTCTATCTCAGAACTCGAAACTGTCGTTTGACAGGCAGCATTCCACCGAGTCTGGAGTCTCGAGAAGGGAATCGAACGCAAGGAAGACAACTCTGATGCTGTTTGTAATCACTGTCGTGTACATACTGAGCTTCCTGCCCCACCTCGTGCTGATGGCCACGAAGGCCCTGGACAAGAATTCTCTGAGTGGAGAAGGGGGCGCCACAGAGCTGGTACACAACATTATCATACGATCGTACTTCATTAACAGTGTCGCCAACCCAATCGTCTACGGTCTATGCTGTCAACGATTTAGAACTGAGCTAGTCAAACTCCTCACCTGTAAATCGTGTAGATGA
- the LOC121383027 gene encoding sodium/glucose cotransporter 4-like isoform X2 has product MAATCQAISSTTSLHWGDVLTIVLYFVVVLIVGIWIGASIFASNIGAPIFVGLAGTAAASGIGGMIFEWHAIPFILMLSWVFVPVLTASGVYTMPEYLKKRYGGKRLRTYISVLSIILYIITKISVEMYAGAVFVQLLLGWSMYASGILVLVFSAVFTMTGGLTAVIFTDTLQTIVLIGGAFVLLFKGISEVGGYDQIRPKYMHALSNTTKHGNTTCGYPREDSFSLLRDPFTSDYPWPGTLIFNIPSDIWFWCSDQIMVQRSLSAKSLTHAKGGSIVAGYLKILPYWLFVIPGMIARIMFPDEVACSDPEVCKCICENPAGCSNIAYPLLVLRILSPGLRGLMLAALFAAVMSTLTSVFNSASSIFTMDLWRKFRSHAPDWELLIVGRVVVVVLVGLAVVWIPIMQAAQGDQLWQYWQMLMSAVGPPWAMVFLMGFFWKRTTEPAAFFGLIAGQLLGFSRLILAFIYPTPPCGDVDDRPYFLKIHFLYIAAMETAVSGASMICISLFTKPRTKSKLHRVTWWTRHDEKQPELSDDEDKDDVTHDTPDQEPSKLKHRFEVCCGIKEQKMSTLSKEERLALQVKMTSIKENPKWRLILNMNAIILMGITAFIIGFYH; this is encoded by the exons ATGGCGGCCACATGTCAGGCAATCAGCTCGACGACGTCATTGCACTGGGGCGACGTCCTCACCATTGTTCTCTACTTCGTCGTCGTTCTCATCGTGGGGATATGG ATCGGCGCCTCCATCTTTGCCAGTAATATCGGCGCTCCTATATTTGTGGGCCTGGCCGGGACAGCAGCGGCTTCTGGGATTGGCGGGATGATATTTGAGTGGCAT gcAATCCCGTTCATATTGATGCTGTCCTGGGTGTTTGTACCCGTCCTCACAGCGTCAGGG GTGTATACGATGCCCGAATACCTGAAGAAGCGATATGGCGGGAAGAGGTTACGAACCTACATATCTGTCCTGTCCATTATTCTCTACATCATCACCAAAATATCG GTGGAGATGTACGCGGGCGCGGTTTTCGTGCAGCTGCTGCTCGGGTGGAGTATGTACGCCTCGGGCATCCTCGTGCTCGTCTTCTCCGCCGTCTTCACCATGACAG GTGGCCTCACTGCTGTCATCTTCACGGACACACTCCAGACGATCGTTCTCATTGGCGGGGCGTTCGTCTTGCTGTTTAAAG GAATATCCGAGGTAGGCGGATATGACCAGATCCGGCCCAAGTACATGCACGCCTTGTCGAACACCACTAAACATGGAAACACGACGTGCGGCTACCCGCGGGAAGACTCGTTCAGCCTGCTGCGCGACCCCTTCACCTCGGACTACCCCTGGCCAGGCACACTCATCTTCAACATCCCCAGCGACATCTGGTTCTGGTGCTCCGACCAG ATCATGGTGCAGCGATCGCTTTCAGCCAAGAGTTTGACTCACGCCAAGGGCGGATCCATTGTCGCAGGGTACCTCAAGATTCTCCCCTACTGGCTCTTTGTTATTCCTGGCATGATAGCAAGAATTATGTTTCCGG ATGAAGTTGCGTGCTCAGACCCGGAAGTGTGTAAGTGTATCTGCGAGAATCCAGCCGGCTGCTCCAACATCGCTTACCCGTTACTGGTTCTGAGAATACTGTCACCAG GACTGCGCGGCCTGATGCTGGCGGCGCTGTTCGCCGCGGTGATGAGCACGCTGACGTCGGTCTTCAACAGCGCCAGCAGCATCTTCACCATGGACCTGTGGCGCAAGTTCCGCTCGCACGCGCCGGACTGGGAGCTCCTCATTGTCGGCAG ggtggtggtggtggttctGGTGGGGCTTGCCGTTGTGTGGATTCCTATCATGCAGGCCGCCCAGGGCGATCAGCTGTGGCAGTACTGGCAGATGCTGATGTCGGCGGTGGGGCCGCCCTGGGCCATGGTCTTCCTCATGGGATTCTTCTGGAAGAGGACCACAGAACCC GCAGCCTTTTTTGGACTTATAGCCGGACAGCTGTTGGGATTTTCAAGACTGATATTGGCGTTCATTTACCCAACGCCACCCTGTGGAGATGTTGATGATCGACCTTACTTTCTCAAAATACACTTCCTGTATATCGCTGCCATGGAGACAGCTGTTTCCGGGGCCTCCATGATATGTATCAGCTTATTTACTAAACCACGAACAAAATCCAAG ctacaccGAGTGACGTGGTGGACAAGGCACGACGAGAAGCAACCCGAGTTATCTGACGACGAGGACAAGGATGACGTCACACATGACACACCTGACCAAG AGCCATCCAAGTTGAAGCACCGATTCGAAGTGTGCTGCGGAATTAAAGAACAGAAGATGTCGACTCTTTCCAAGGAAGAACGTCTAGCACTACAAGTGAAAATGACGTCAATAAAAGAAAATCCAAAATGGCGACTTATCCTCAATATGAATGCCATAATACTGATGGGAATAACCGCCTTTATCATCGGCTTTTATCATTAG
- the LOC121383027 gene encoding sodium/glucose cotransporter 4-like isoform X1: MAATCQAISSTTSLHWGDVLTIVLYFVVVLIVGIWATLRASKTSAAGYFLAGKSMTFFPIGASIFASNIGAPIFVGLAGTAAASGIGGMIFEWHAIPFILMLSWVFVPVLTASGVYTMPEYLKKRYGGKRLRTYISVLSIILYIITKISVEMYAGAVFVQLLLGWSMYASGILVLVFSAVFTMTGGLTAVIFTDTLQTIVLIGGAFVLLFKGISEVGGYDQIRPKYMHALSNTTKHGNTTCGYPREDSFSLLRDPFTSDYPWPGTLIFNIPSDIWFWCSDQIMVQRSLSAKSLTHAKGGSIVAGYLKILPYWLFVIPGMIARIMFPDEVACSDPEVCKCICENPAGCSNIAYPLLVLRILSPGLRGLMLAALFAAVMSTLTSVFNSASSIFTMDLWRKFRSHAPDWELLIVGRVVVVVLVGLAVVWIPIMQAAQGDQLWQYWQMLMSAVGPPWAMVFLMGFFWKRTTEPAAFFGLIAGQLLGFSRLILAFIYPTPPCGDVDDRPYFLKIHFLYIAAMETAVSGASMICISLFTKPRTKSKLHRVTWWTRHDEKQPELSDDEDKDDVTHDTPDQEPSKLKHRFEVCCGIKEQKMSTLSKEERLALQVKMTSIKENPKWRLILNMNAIILMGITAFIIGFYH; the protein is encoded by the exons ATGGCGGCCACATGTCAGGCAATCAGCTCGACGACGTCATTGCACTGGGGCGACGTCCTCACCATTGTTCTCTACTTCGTCGTCGTTCTCATCGTGGGGATATGG GCGACACTCAGAGCAAGCAAGACCAGCGCGGCGGGATATTTTTTGGCGGGAAAGAGCATGACCTTCTTTCCG ATCGGCGCCTCCATCTTTGCCAGTAATATCGGCGCTCCTATATTTGTGGGCCTGGCCGGGACAGCAGCGGCTTCTGGGATTGGCGGGATGATATTTGAGTGGCAT gcAATCCCGTTCATATTGATGCTGTCCTGGGTGTTTGTACCCGTCCTCACAGCGTCAGGG GTGTATACGATGCCCGAATACCTGAAGAAGCGATATGGCGGGAAGAGGTTACGAACCTACATATCTGTCCTGTCCATTATTCTCTACATCATCACCAAAATATCG GTGGAGATGTACGCGGGCGCGGTTTTCGTGCAGCTGCTGCTCGGGTGGAGTATGTACGCCTCGGGCATCCTCGTGCTCGTCTTCTCCGCCGTCTTCACCATGACAG GTGGCCTCACTGCTGTCATCTTCACGGACACACTCCAGACGATCGTTCTCATTGGCGGGGCGTTCGTCTTGCTGTTTAAAG GAATATCCGAGGTAGGCGGATATGACCAGATCCGGCCCAAGTACATGCACGCCTTGTCGAACACCACTAAACATGGAAACACGACGTGCGGCTACCCGCGGGAAGACTCGTTCAGCCTGCTGCGCGACCCCTTCACCTCGGACTACCCCTGGCCAGGCACACTCATCTTCAACATCCCCAGCGACATCTGGTTCTGGTGCTCCGACCAG ATCATGGTGCAGCGATCGCTTTCAGCCAAGAGTTTGACTCACGCCAAGGGCGGATCCATTGTCGCAGGGTACCTCAAGATTCTCCCCTACTGGCTCTTTGTTATTCCTGGCATGATAGCAAGAATTATGTTTCCGG ATGAAGTTGCGTGCTCAGACCCGGAAGTGTGTAAGTGTATCTGCGAGAATCCAGCCGGCTGCTCCAACATCGCTTACCCGTTACTGGTTCTGAGAATACTGTCACCAG GACTGCGCGGCCTGATGCTGGCGGCGCTGTTCGCCGCGGTGATGAGCACGCTGACGTCGGTCTTCAACAGCGCCAGCAGCATCTTCACCATGGACCTGTGGCGCAAGTTCCGCTCGCACGCGCCGGACTGGGAGCTCCTCATTGTCGGCAG ggtggtggtggtggttctGGTGGGGCTTGCCGTTGTGTGGATTCCTATCATGCAGGCCGCCCAGGGCGATCAGCTGTGGCAGTACTGGCAGATGCTGATGTCGGCGGTGGGGCCGCCCTGGGCCATGGTCTTCCTCATGGGATTCTTCTGGAAGAGGACCACAGAACCC GCAGCCTTTTTTGGACTTATAGCCGGACAGCTGTTGGGATTTTCAAGACTGATATTGGCGTTCATTTACCCAACGCCACCCTGTGGAGATGTTGATGATCGACCTTACTTTCTCAAAATACACTTCCTGTATATCGCTGCCATGGAGACAGCTGTTTCCGGGGCCTCCATGATATGTATCAGCTTATTTACTAAACCACGAACAAAATCCAAG ctacaccGAGTGACGTGGTGGACAAGGCACGACGAGAAGCAACCCGAGTTATCTGACGACGAGGACAAGGATGACGTCACACATGACACACCTGACCAAG AGCCATCCAAGTTGAAGCACCGATTCGAAGTGTGCTGCGGAATTAAAGAACAGAAGATGTCGACTCTTTCCAAGGAAGAACGTCTAGCACTACAAGTGAAAATGACGTCAATAAAAGAAAATCCAAAATGGCGACTTATCCTCAATATGAATGCCATAATACTGATGGGAATAACCGCCTTTATCATCGGCTTTTATCATTAG